The genome window TGCCAGAAACCTCAGAGATCAAAGTGGCGATCGTGGGACGGCCTAATGTGGGTAAGTCAAGCTTACTCAATGCCTTCGTCGGTGAAAATCGCGCCATCGTCAGCCCGATCTCCGGTACCACCCGCGACAGCATTGACACAGTCGTGGAACGAGAAGGCCAAACCTATCGCTTAATTGATACGGCTGGCATTCGCAAGAAAAAGCATATTGAGTACGGCCCAGAATTTTTCAGCATTAACCGCGCTTTCAAAGCCATTCGTCGAGCTGATGTCGTCTTGATGGTGCTTGATGCCCTAGATGGCGTGACTGAGCAAGACCAGAAACTAGCAGGTCGAATTGCAGATGAAGGGCGAGCTTGCATTATTGTGGTTAACAAATGGGATGCAGTCGAAAAAGACGCTTACACCATTTATGACTACGGGGAGCAAGTTAAAAGCCGCTTGCAGTTTACCGAATGGGCACCGTTGATCTTTGTCAGTGCTGAGACAGGGCAGCGAGTTGAGAAGATTCTAGAACTGGTGAATACAGCCGCTGAGCAGCATAAACGGCGGGTGACGACCTCAGTGATTAATGAGGTTTTGGAGGAGGCTGGGAATTGGCATTCGCCCCCAACCACGCGCCAAGGCCGTCAGGGCAGAATTTATTACGGCACTCAAGTTAGTACGCAGCCACCTACGATCGCGCTGTTTGTGAATGAAGCTAAGTTGTTCAATGACAACTATCGCCGTTATATTGAGCGACAATTTCGTGAGAGTTTGGGATTCACCGGTACGCCAATCCGCATGATTTGGCGAAGCAAGAAGGTGCGAGAAATGGAGCGGGGTAGCGCTAACCGGGCCACTCGTGTTTAACAATGAAGTGATTGAGAGTTTCATCCCCTAAATCGAATGGATCTGCTGCGATCGCTGCCATTAGGACTGTACCTAGAACAACCGCAAACTTGGCTTCATAAGCTTGATCCCCGCGTCAAGCTAGCTTGGTTGATGAGTTTTTTGCTGGCCCCTCTCCTAGCAAATCCCCTCTGGCGCTTGTTCTTGGTCGTGGTATTAGTCCTGCTCACCTTGATAGCGATGATTCCGTTTCGGGTTTGGCGGCAGCAAATGGCTTGGTTATTGATGCTGGGCTTCTTCGTCTTTTTGCTGACCGCGATCGCCCCAGATGGGTTGAGTGCGGAGCAGCAACCTCGCCTACCCGCCAATGAGCTAGCCTTTGCCCAGCAACCTGCGACTCCAGCAACAGCGCAACGCCCTATCTGGCTCGATCCTCGCCGCTGGCTGACCAGAGACTCGGTTGATGCCAACGGTGAACGTCAATCTGAGCAACAGCCTAATCAGCAGGCTCTGACTGAATCTTTACCCCAGCCTACGGCTTATAACTATGTGCTGTTTAAGCAAAAGCCATTTTTGGTAACGCGGCGATCGCTGGACTTAGGAGTTCGGGTCAGCACTTTGCTGTTTACCTTGATTTACAGCACGAATCTATTCCTGCTTACTACCGCGCCTGAGGAAATTACCGCCGGTCTAGAAACTTTGATGCGACCGCTGCGCCGCTTGAACTGGCCTGTCACCGAGATTGTGTTAACCCTAACTTTGTCACTCCGGTTTATTCCGTTGGTGCTGGAAGAAGTGCAAAATTTGATTCGCTCTGTGCGGACTCGGGCGATTAACTGGAAAAAGTTAGGGTTTCGTGGGGCAATTCAAGTTTGGATGCTAATCGCGGAGCGGCTACTAGAAAATTTGTTGCTACGGGCAGAGCAGATTGCTAGTGCGATGAAAGTGCGCGGCTTTACTAGCCCTAACCAACATCGGGTACAGTGGCATCAACTACGACTGTGCCGTGGCGATTGGTTAGCTTTATTAGCGCTGTTAGGCTTGTGGGGAGCCCGTCTGATTTGGGGATCGGAAGTTTCATAGTCGTACCTCACTATGCATCCAATTCAACCTTGGTATTGGCGATCGCTCCCTTTGGCAGACCGCACTGGTTCGCAAATCTTCGCTGCCTTATTCCATCAGCCCACC of Trichocoleus sp. FACHB-46 contains these proteins:
- a CDS encoding energy-coupling factor transporter transmembrane protein EcfT — encoded protein: MDLLRSLPLGLYLEQPQTWLHKLDPRVKLAWLMSFLLAPLLANPLWRLFLVVVLVLLTLIAMIPFRVWRQQMAWLLMLGFFVFLLTAIAPDGLSAEQQPRLPANELAFAQQPATPATAQRPIWLDPRRWLTRDSVDANGERQSEQQPNQQALTESLPQPTAYNYVLFKQKPFLVTRRSLDLGVRVSTLLFTLIYSTNLFLLTTAPEEITAGLETLMRPLRRLNWPVTEIVLTLTLSLRFIPLVLEEVQNLIRSVRTRAINWKKLGFRGAIQVWMLIAERLLENLLLRAEQIASAMKVRGFTSPNQHRVQWHQLRLCRGDWLALLALLGLWGARLIWGSEVS
- the der gene encoding ribosome biogenesis GTPase Der, with the translated sequence MSLPIVAILGRPNVGKSTIVNRLAETKGAIVFDEPGVTRDRTYQPAYWRDREFLVVDTGGLIFDDDTEFLPLIRQQAMAALAEASVAIFVVDGQEGPTTADEEIATWLRQQSVPVLLTVNKCESPEQGMAQAAQFWSLGLGEPYPVSGIHGNGTGDLLDEALKHLPPQEELPETSEIKVAIVGRPNVGKSSLLNAFVGENRAIVSPISGTTRDSIDTVVEREGQTYRLIDTAGIRKKKHIEYGPEFFSINRAFKAIRRADVVLMVLDALDGVTEQDQKLAGRIADEGRACIIVVNKWDAVEKDAYTIYDYGEQVKSRLQFTEWAPLIFVSAETGQRVEKILELVNTAAEQHKRRVTTSVINEVLEEAGNWHSPPTTRQGRQGRIYYGTQVSTQPPTIALFVNEAKLFNDNYRRYIERQFRESLGFTGTPIRMIWRSKKVREMERGSANRATRV